From Heliomicrobium undosum, the proteins below share one genomic window:
- the leuB gene encoding 3-isopropylmalate dehydrogenase, whose translation MTYRIAVLPGDGIGAEIVPQAIRVLEAIGAKYGLSFTFTEGLIGGIAIDKTGQPLPAETLELCRNSDAILLGAIGGPKWDDLPTHLRPEVGALLPLRKELGLYANIRPCHTYDALADASTLKKEVLAGTDMVIIRELTGGLYFGSKGREDIDGVQKAWDTMLYSTPEIERIVRLAFETAGHRRKKLCSVDKANVLESSRLWRETVNRLAPEYPDIAVTHMYVDNAAMQFIRNPGQFDVVVTENTFGDILSDQASMLSASLGMLASASLGGHVGLYEPAHGSAPDIAGQKKANPIATILSAAMMLEYSFNRVAEARAIEAAIEAVLAKGFRTGDIMEAGKTLVNTEEMTDRVLEELA comes from the coding sequence TTGACATACCGCATCGCAGTCCTTCCCGGCGACGGCATCGGCGCCGAAATCGTGCCCCAGGCGATCCGCGTCCTTGAGGCCATCGGCGCCAAGTATGGTCTCTCCTTCACCTTTACCGAGGGCCTCATCGGTGGCATCGCTATCGACAAGACAGGCCAGCCCCTGCCGGCAGAAACACTGGAGCTGTGCAGAAACAGCGACGCCATCCTCCTCGGCGCCATCGGCGGCCCCAAATGGGACGACCTGCCGACCCACCTTCGTCCGGAAGTAGGCGCCCTGCTTCCGCTGCGCAAGGAGTTGGGCTTATACGCCAACATCCGCCCCTGCCACACCTATGACGCCCTCGCGGACGCGTCGACCCTCAAAAAAGAGGTCCTCGCCGGCACGGACATGGTCATCATCCGCGAACTGACAGGCGGTCTTTACTTCGGCTCAAAAGGTCGCGAAGACATCGACGGCGTCCAGAAGGCATGGGACACCATGCTCTATTCGACGCCGGAAATTGAGCGCATCGTCCGGCTGGCCTTTGAGACGGCCGGTCATCGCCGGAAAAAACTCTGCTCCGTCGACAAGGCGAACGTCCTGGAATCATCTCGCCTCTGGCGGGAGACGGTGAACCGCCTTGCTCCCGAATACCCCGATATCGCCGTCACCCACATGTACGTGGACAATGCGGCCATGCAGTTCATCCGCAACCCCGGCCAGTTTGACGTGGTAGTCACTGAAAACACCTTCGGCGACATCCTCTCCGACCAGGCGTCGATGCTCTCCGCCTCCCTGGGCATGCTGGCGTCGGCCTCCCTTGGCGGCCATGTCGGCCTTTACGAACCGGCTCACGGCTCTGCCCCCGACATCGCCGGCCAGAAAAAAGCCAACCCCATTGCCACCATCCTGTCGGCGGCGATGATGCTGGAATACTCCTTCAACCGTGTCGCTGAAGCCCGGGCCATCGAGGCAGCCATAGAGGCGGTGCTGGCGAAAGGTTTCCGCACCGGCGACATCATGGAAGCAGGAAAAACGCTGGTCAACACCGAAGAGATGACCGACCGTGTGTTAGAAGAGCTGGCTTGA
- the cimA gene encoding citramalate synthase → MDRVFIYDTTLRDGTQGEGISLSVEDKVKIAARLDQLGVAYIEGGWPGSNPKDMEFFQRAQQMTWKHAKIAAFGSTCRPGIEACDDTNLRALIESGAPVVTIFGKSWDFHVTAALRTTLEENLRLVHDSITFLKNQGREVIFDAEHFYDGYKGNPEYAKEVVMTAEKAGADWIVLCDTNGGTLPHDILSITQEMVFTLRAPVGVHVHNDGDLAVANSIMGVMAGARQVQGTMNGYGERCGNVNLCSLIPNLQLKMKMECLPEGKLQTLTDTAHFVGEIANMPLRNEMPFVGHSAFAHKGGIHVSALMKDPGTYEHIQPETVGNHRRVLVSELSGMSNVVYKAKELGLDVNRQNADTKQIIEQIKNLEHQGFQFEGAEASFEVLLRRAFGEDPVPFVLDSIRLIIEKRSDADFTSEAMIKLRVGDQVVHTAAEGNGPVNAVDNALRKALVSHYPFLAECHLTDYKVRVLDGKDATEAKVRVLIETRDSHDAWGTVGVSTNIIEASWQALMDSFLYGYMRERARVQMESSQPA, encoded by the coding sequence ATGGACCGTGTATTTATTTATGACACGACGCTTCGAGACGGAACCCAGGGGGAAGGCATCTCCCTCAGTGTGGAAGACAAAGTAAAAATCGCAGCACGTTTGGACCAACTTGGAGTAGCCTACATTGAGGGCGGATGGCCCGGATCCAACCCCAAAGACATGGAATTTTTCCAGCGGGCGCAACAGATGACCTGGAAGCATGCCAAGATTGCCGCCTTCGGCTCAACCTGCCGCCCTGGCATCGAGGCCTGTGACGACACCAACCTGCGGGCGCTCATTGAATCGGGCGCGCCGGTCGTCACGATCTTCGGCAAATCCTGGGATTTTCATGTCACAGCGGCCCTACGGACAACCTTGGAAGAAAACCTGCGCCTGGTCCACGATTCGATCACCTTTTTGAAAAATCAGGGTCGGGAAGTGATTTTCGACGCTGAGCACTTCTATGACGGCTATAAAGGCAATCCCGAGTATGCCAAAGAGGTCGTGATGACGGCGGAAAAGGCGGGCGCCGACTGGATCGTCCTCTGCGACACCAACGGCGGCACGCTTCCCCACGACATCCTGTCCATCACCCAGGAGATGGTCTTCACCCTGCGGGCGCCCGTGGGCGTCCACGTCCACAACGACGGCGATCTGGCGGTGGCCAACTCCATCATGGGTGTCATGGCCGGCGCCCGCCAGGTGCAGGGCACCATGAACGGCTACGGGGAACGCTGCGGCAACGTCAATCTATGTTCTCTCATCCCCAACCTCCAGTTGAAGATGAAGATGGAGTGCCTGCCGGAGGGCAAGTTGCAGACCTTGACCGATACGGCTCACTTTGTCGGCGAGATCGCCAACATGCCCCTGCGCAACGAGATGCCGTTTGTCGGCCACTCGGCCTTTGCGCATAAGGGCGGCATCCACGTGTCGGCCTTGATGAAGGATCCCGGCACCTACGAACACATCCAGCCGGAAACGGTGGGCAATCACCGGCGCGTCCTCGTGTCCGAACTGTCCGGCATGAGCAACGTCGTCTACAAGGCCAAGGAACTGGGCCTTGATGTGAACCGGCAGAACGCCGATACGAAGCAGATCATCGAACAGATCAAGAACCTCGAACATCAAGGGTTTCAATTTGAAGGGGCGGAAGCGTCTTTCGAGGTGCTCCTGCGTCGCGCCTTTGGCGAAGACCCGGTTCCCTTCGTCCTTGACTCGATCCGCCTGATCATCGAGAAGCGCTCTGACGCCGACTTCACCTCGGAAGCCATGATCAAGTTGCGCGTCGGCGACCAAGTCGTTCATACGGCCGCTGAAGGCAACGGTCCCGTCAACGCCGTCGACAACGCGCTGCGCAAGGCCCTTGTCAGTCACTACCCCTTCCTGGCAGAGTGCCATCTCACCGACTACAAGGTGCGTGTCCTCGACGGGAAAGACGCCACCGAAGCAAAAGTTCGCGTCCTCATCGAGACGCGGGACTCCCACGACGCATGGGGCACTGTCGGCGTCTCGACCAACATCATCGAGGCCTCTTGGCAGGCGCTGATGGACTCCTTCCTGTATGGCTACATGCGAGAACGCGCACGGGTGCAAATGGAATCATCGCAGCCCGCGTAA
- a CDS encoding small basic family protein: MWLPLVGLALGIFIGSVLSITIPMEYAKYMSVAVLAALDSVFGSLRSFLEDKFDALVLLTGFFTNAVLAALLAYIGDRLGVDLFLAAVFAFGVRIFQNLAVIRRYVIDRMVRPRPKSQPNPIEKV, encoded by the coding sequence ATGTGGCTACCGCTGGTTGGGTTGGCCCTTGGCATCTTCATCGGATCCGTTTTATCCATTACCATCCCCATGGAGTATGCCAAATATATGTCCGTGGCCGTTCTGGCGGCGCTGGACTCGGTCTTTGGCTCCCTCCGCAGTTTCCTGGAGGACAAATTCGACGCCCTCGTCCTGTTGACCGGATTTTTTACGAACGCCGTCTTGGCGGCCCTGCTGGCCTACATCGGCGACCGCCTCGGCGTCGACCTCTTTTTGGCGGCTGTATTCGCCTTCGGCGTCCGGATTTTCCAAAACCTCGCTGTCATTCGCCGCTACGTAATCGACCGCATGGTCCGTCCTCGACCGAAAAGCCAGCCGAATCCGATCGAAAAGGTCTAA
- the cdaA gene encoding diadenylate cyclase CdaA has translation MLPPNLENFNFMAVLDIVAVAFIIYRLTMFIKGTRAVQLLKGFGVLIIASYLSEALSLNTLSWLLKQAWTALIVALPIVFQPELRRTLEQLGRGKLFPAQIAVMADEDRSFLIGEIVRAVGVLMKNKIGALIIIERKTGVNDVIETGTWIDGKVSGEFLVNIFIPKTPLHDGAVVVRGDRVAAAACYLPLTDDPGLSRELGTRHRAGIGITEQSDAVAVIVSEETGNLSMAVDGKLTRFLDETSLRSRLEELLQPKTANSRSFWQWRSNP, from the coding sequence ATGCTACCACCGAACTTGGAAAATTTCAATTTTATGGCCGTACTGGACATCGTTGCGGTCGCTTTCATCATCTACCGGCTGACCATGTTCATCAAGGGCACCCGGGCGGTCCAACTGCTCAAAGGGTTCGGTGTGTTGATCATCGCCTCATACCTCAGTGAGGCCCTGAGCTTGAACACCCTCAGTTGGTTGCTGAAACAGGCCTGGACCGCTTTGATCGTCGCATTGCCGATCGTGTTCCAACCGGAACTGCGCCGGACGCTGGAGCAGTTGGGACGCGGCAAGCTGTTTCCGGCCCAGATCGCCGTGATGGCTGATGAGGACCGCAGTTTCCTGATCGGCGAGATCGTGCGGGCTGTCGGCGTCCTGATGAAAAACAAGATCGGCGCCTTGATCATCATTGAGCGCAAGACCGGCGTCAACGACGTCATCGAAACAGGCACATGGATCGACGGCAAGGTGTCCGGCGAGTTTCTCGTGAACATATTTATTCCCAAGACGCCGCTTCATGACGGCGCTGTCGTCGTTCGCGGCGATCGCGTCGCCGCCGCCGCCTGTTATTTGCCGCTCACCGACGATCCAGGACTGTCCCGAGAACTGGGCACCCGTCACCGGGCGGGGATCGGCATCACGGAACAGTCGGACGCCGTGGCGGTTATCGTCTCTGAGGAGACGGGAAACCTATCGATGGCTGTCGATGGCAAGCTGACTCGCTTTCTCGATGAAACCTCTCTCCGATCTCGGCTGGAGGAACTGCTGCAACCGAAAACGGCGAACTCCCGTTCGTTCTGGCAATGGAGGAGCAATCCATGA
- a CDS encoding CdaR family protein, which yields MMDIAGTARRNWLYKLAALAIAILLWVYVNAEQQGVQTFPVQLEREGLEAGYVLDPEPPTVVELRVKGPKAIMANLSSRDFRARISLAGVKPGPLTIGVTVDAPPNVQIISKSPAELSLNVDVLETRTLPLTWEFKGNMPAGYRVGDPTLRPAEVVVSGPRDRLRLIQRVGVQIPVGAKESFTRSLPVRIIEPAVGDDTRMQISPKSIEVTVPVIQEMTSKTVTVQPLVTGAPAAGYKVLSTRVEPASLSVTLPAEGFADLRALATSPVDINGARGDVVKDVNLALPAGVRPNNPALSVVRVIVSIGPVAEPSPTPSPTPSPPTGPPPEETKPTTGGTTPSEPGKEPSKEPGGGAGTGGTATGGGTGGGTTGGTGTGAQAR from the coding sequence ATGATGGACATTGCCGGAACAGCGCGCCGCAACTGGCTCTATAAACTGGCGGCTCTCGCCATCGCCATCCTCCTCTGGGTCTACGTGAACGCCGAACAGCAGGGCGTCCAGACCTTTCCCGTCCAACTGGAGCGGGAAGGCCTCGAAGCCGGCTATGTCCTCGACCCGGAGCCGCCCACTGTGGTGGAACTGCGGGTCAAGGGGCCGAAGGCGATCATGGCCAATCTGTCGTCCCGCGATTTTCGCGCCCGCATCAGCCTGGCCGGGGTCAAGCCGGGACCGCTGACCATTGGCGTCACCGTCGACGCGCCGCCGAATGTGCAGATCATCAGCAAATCGCCAGCCGAATTGAGCCTGAACGTGGACGTGCTGGAGACACGGACGCTGCCGCTGACCTGGGAGTTTAAGGGCAACATGCCGGCTGGCTACCGGGTCGGTGACCCCACGCTCCGCCCAGCGGAGGTTGTTGTTAGCGGTCCCCGCGACCGGTTGCGGCTGATTCAGCGCGTCGGCGTCCAGATCCCCGTCGGCGCCAAGGAGAGCTTCACCCGCTCCTTGCCGGTCCGCATCATCGAGCCGGCTGTCGGTGATGACACGCGCATGCAGATTTCACCAAAGTCGATCGAGGTGACCGTGCCGGTCATCCAGGAGATGACGAGCAAAACAGTGACTGTCCAGCCGCTCGTCACCGGCGCGCCTGCAGCCGGGTATAAGGTGTTGTCCACACGGGTGGAGCCGGCAAGCCTGTCCGTTACATTGCCGGCGGAGGGTTTTGCTGACCTGCGCGCCCTGGCCACCTCGCCGGTCGACATCAACGGCGCTCGGGGAGACGTGGTGAAAGACGTGAACCTAGCCTTGCCGGCCGGTGTGCGTCCAAACAACCCTGCCCTCAGCGTCGTCCGGGTCATCGTCTCCATCGGCCCTGTAGCGGAACCGTCGCCAACACCGTCACCCACACCGTCACCACCCACCGGGCCGCCCCCGGAAGAGACGAAACCAACCACCGGCGGCACGACGCCATCCGAGCCCGGCAAGGAACCAAGCAAAGAACCGGGCGGGGGCGCCGGAACAGGTGGAACGGCAACCGGCGGTGGAACGGGCGGTGGAACGACTGGGGGAACCGGCACGGGGGCACAAGCCCGCTAG
- a CDS encoding NAD(P)/FAD-dependent oxidoreductase translates to MKIRIANLRAGLSEDAGRLLPKAARRIGLKPGQIENMTILREAVDARKKAEIRLVYTVEVTLKAGVKLQPGIVDKDPQVSLVPEEKKTPLLRGNQPLSRRPVVVGAGPCGYFAALKLAEAGYKPILLERGYDVDRRAADVDRFWETGELKVDSNVQFGEGGAGTFSDGKLTTRTHDPRINEVFEWLAEAGAPQEILYKAKPHVGTDVLRDVVRNLRQRLLALGGQVFFGALVEELVLEKTALGRRVAGVRLAPGVELTGVGQGDKAPALPISGSPRTGLELAADIVILAIGHSARDTAKNLYAQEVALEAKSFAIGLRVEHPQGLIDRAQYGEFAGHERLGVADYNLHTKLAEAGRTVFSFCMCPGGQVVAAASEAGGVVTNGMSAYARDTGVANSALVASVNPGDYPEPGPLGGAAFQRIWEKKAFELGGGDYRAPAQTVGDFLADQKGDLSDTLVQPTYRPGVTAANLRDSLPKEVGEALAAGLADFGRKIQGFDLPKAVLTGVETRTSSPWRINRDESLQSPGIEGLYPGGEGAGYAGGIVSAAVDGLRLAEAIIVTYRLMER, encoded by the coding sequence TTGAAAATCCGTATCGCCAACCTGCGCGCCGGGCTGTCGGAAGACGCCGGGCGCCTTTTGCCAAAAGCGGCCCGCCGGATCGGGTTGAAGCCCGGCCAGATCGAAAACATGACCATCCTGCGTGAGGCCGTCGACGCCCGGAAAAAAGCGGAGATCCGCCTCGTCTACACCGTCGAGGTCACCCTCAAAGCCGGTGTGAAGCTGCAGCCGGGGATCGTGGATAAGGACCCCCAGGTCAGCCTGGTTCCGGAGGAGAAAAAGACGCCGCTCCTGCGCGGCAACCAGCCCCTCTCCCGTCGCCCCGTCGTTGTCGGCGCCGGTCCCTGCGGCTATTTTGCCGCGTTGAAACTTGCCGAGGCCGGGTACAAACCGATCCTGCTGGAGCGCGGCTACGACGTGGACCGGCGGGCGGCGGACGTGGACCGCTTCTGGGAGACGGGGGAACTGAAGGTCGATTCGAACGTCCAGTTCGGTGAAGGCGGCGCAGGCACCTTTTCCGACGGCAAGTTGACGACTCGCACCCATGACCCCCGGATCAACGAGGTCTTTGAGTGGCTCGCCGAAGCCGGTGCGCCCCAGGAGATCCTCTATAAGGCGAAACCCCACGTGGGCACCGATGTCCTGCGCGACGTGGTGCGCAACCTGCGACAGCGCCTGCTGGCGCTAGGTGGGCAGGTGTTTTTCGGCGCCCTCGTGGAAGAACTTGTGTTAGAAAAAACAGCTCTGGGCCGGCGGGTGGCCGGTGTGCGCCTCGCGCCGGGCGTCGAGTTGACCGGCGTAGGGCAGGGGGACAAGGCGCCCGCGCTTCCGATCTCCGGCTCTCCCCGTACCGGCCTCGAACTCGCTGCCGATATAGTCATCCTGGCCATCGGCCACAGCGCCCGCGACACGGCCAAAAACCTTTACGCCCAAGAGGTGGCCTTGGAGGCGAAATCCTTCGCCATCGGCCTGCGGGTCGAACACCCTCAGGGGCTGATCGACCGCGCCCAGTACGGCGAATTTGCCGGCCATGAACGGCTCGGCGTCGCCGACTATAATCTCCATACCAAGCTCGCCGAGGCTGGCAGGACCGTCTTTTCTTTCTGTATGTGCCCCGGCGGTCAGGTGGTGGCGGCCGCATCGGAAGCGGGCGGCGTCGTCACCAACGGCATGAGCGCCTACGCCCGCGATACCGGCGTCGCCAACTCGGCCCTTGTCGCCTCGGTAAACCCCGGCGACTATCCGGAGCCGGGTCCCCTCGGTGGCGCAGCCTTCCAGCGGATCTGGGAGAAAAAAGCCTTCGAACTGGGCGGCGGCGACTACCGCGCGCCAGCCCAGACGGTAGGGGACTTTCTCGCCGACCAGAAGGGAGATTTGTCGGACACCCTCGTCCAGCCCACCTACCGGCCCGGCGTGACGGCAGCCAATCTCCGCGACAGCCTGCCCAAGGAAGTGGGCGAGGCGCTGGCGGCGGGCCTGGCCGACTTCGGCCGCAAGATCCAGGGCTTCGACCTGCCGAAAGCCGTCCTGACCGGCGTGGAGACGCGCACCTCCTCTCCCTGGCGCATCAACCGCGATGAATCGCTGCAATCGCCCGGCATCGAGGGGCTCTATCCGGGCGGGGAAGGGGCCGGCTACGCCGGGGGCATCGTCAGCGCTGCCGTCGACGGCTTGCGGCTGGCTGAGGCCATCATCGTCACATACCGGTTGATGGAGCGCTAG
- the glmM gene encoding phosphoglucosamine mutase: MGKLFGTDGVRGVANSELTPELAFKLGRAGAYVLSKEAPHPRIVIGKDTRISGDMLEAALIAGITSVGGEALPVGVLPTPGIAYLTRELKATAGVVISASHNPVADNGIKFFSASGFKLLDAVEEEIERYVLGENGQAVDSVGGDTEGHHTDGLPAPTGTQVGRVCPVVDAETMFVEYLKSTVPVDFSGLKVVVDGANGAAFRVAPRILRELGAEVVTIFCEPDGTNINDGCGSTHPEKLAEAVIAHGAHIGLAHDGDADRLIAVDEKGRIIDGDRIMVTCALHMKAKGQLPKDTVAVTVMSNMGLHLALKAAGIHILETKVGDRYVLEALLEAGAVFGGEQSGHILFLQHNTTGDGVLTGLQLLTVMKESGKPLSELADQMQQLPQLLVNVRVKDKTCMNAPEAQAAVEAGKAKLEGRGRILVRPSGTEPLIRVMGEGPDPEELKQVVEEIAEVFRRF, from the coding sequence GTGGGAAAATTATTCGGAACCGACGGTGTGCGCGGTGTCGCCAACAGCGAACTGACGCCTGAACTGGCTTTTAAATTGGGGCGGGCCGGCGCCTATGTGCTCAGCAAGGAAGCGCCCCATCCCCGCATCGTTATCGGCAAAGACACCCGCATCTCCGGCGACATGCTGGAGGCGGCGCTGATCGCCGGCATCACCTCTGTCGGCGGCGAGGCCCTGCCGGTGGGGGTGCTGCCGACACCGGGCATCGCCTACCTGACGCGGGAACTGAAGGCCACCGCCGGCGTTGTCATCTCGGCCTCCCACAACCCTGTCGCCGACAACGGCATCAAGTTTTTCTCCGCCTCCGGCTTCAAACTCCTTGACGCGGTGGAAGAGGAGATCGAGCGTTACGTCCTCGGCGAGAACGGCCAAGCCGTTGACAGCGTCGGCGGCGACACCGAGGGGCATCACACCGACGGGCTGCCGGCGCCGACAGGGACCCAGGTGGGCCGGGTGTGTCCCGTGGTCGACGCGGAGACGATGTTTGTCGAGTACCTGAAGTCCACCGTTCCCGTCGACTTCTCGGGCCTCAAGGTCGTCGTCGACGGCGCCAACGGGGCCGCCTTCCGCGTCGCCCCCCGGATCCTGCGGGAACTGGGCGCCGAGGTGGTCACCATCTTTTGCGAGCCTGACGGCACGAACATCAACGACGGTTGCGGCTCCACCCATCCGGAGAAGCTCGCTGAGGCCGTCATCGCCCATGGGGCGCACATCGGGTTGGCCCACGACGGAGACGCCGACCGGCTCATCGCCGTCGATGAAAAGGGCCGGATCATTGACGGCGACCGGATCATGGTCACCTGCGCCTTACATATGAAAGCCAAGGGACAACTCCCCAAAGACACTGTCGCCGTCACCGTCATGAGCAACATGGGACTGCACCTGGCCCTCAAAGCCGCCGGGATCCACATCCTGGAGACGAAGGTGGGCGACCGCTATGTCCTGGAAGCGCTCCTGGAAGCGGGGGCTGTCTTCGGTGGCGAGCAGTCCGGTCACATCCTCTTTTTGCAGCACAACACCACCGGCGACGGTGTGCTCACGGGGCTGCAACTGTTGACGGTCATGAAAGAGTCAGGGAAGCCCCTGTCCGAACTGGCGGACCAGATGCAGCAACTTCCCCAACTCCTCGTCAACGTGCGCGTCAAGGACAAGACCTGCATGAACGCGCCGGAAGCGCAGGCGGCCGTAGAAGCGGGAAAAGCCAAGCTCGAAGGCCGGGGCCGCATCCTCGTTCGCCCGTCGGGCACGGAACCGCTGATCCGGGTGATGGGGGAAGGCCCCGATCCGGAGGAACTGAAGCAGGTTGTTGAGGAGATCGCTGAGGTTTTTCGGCGCTTTTAG
- the glmS gene encoding glutamine--fructose-6-phosphate transaminase (isomerizing), which produces MCGIVGYIGGKAAAPILVEGLKKLEYRGYDSAGVAVMEAGKIEVRKAKGKLAVLEGRLSYCDFGSQIGIGHTRWATHGKPSDENSHPHQDCQGDFAVVHNGIVENFQSLKEDLIAKGHTFKSETDTEVLAHLVETFYEGDLEAAVHKVVGVIEGSYAMAFLCRLEPEKIVAVRKDSPLVVGLGDGEYFLASDIPAILAHTRRTYILNDGEMAVLTAEGAVIKKAGSGEVIAKEVFEVKWDAVAAEKGGYDHFMIKEIYEQPKALRDTIKGRFNEDGVNLDEIGIDTELLRKANKVVIVACGTAYHAGLVGKYVIEDLARIPVEVDIASEFRYRNPIINKKTLVIVVSQSGETADTLAALREAQSKGAKVLAVTNVVGSTIAREADSVLYTWAGPEIAVASTKAYTTQLAAMLTVALALAQCQCAMPCSEIKAIAESLKAIPGQVETVLAQADKVKEISEQIKGWDDVFFIGRSIDYAVALEGSLKLKEISYIHAEAYAAGELKHGTLALITDNIPVIALATQEQVLDKTVSNIQEVKARDAYVIAVAQEGNKEIAKFAEHVLTIPRTHAALTPILAVVPLQMLSYYTAVARECDVDKPRNLAKSVTVE; this is translated from the coding sequence ATGTGCGGTATCGTTGGTTACATCGGCGGCAAAGCAGCCGCCCCTATTCTCGTGGAAGGTCTCAAAAAACTGGAGTACCGCGGCTATGACTCTGCAGGCGTCGCCGTCATGGAAGCGGGCAAGATCGAGGTCCGCAAAGCCAAAGGCAAACTGGCCGTTTTGGAAGGCCGGCTGAGCTACTGCGACTTCGGTTCCCAGATCGGCATCGGCCACACCCGCTGGGCCACCCATGGCAAACCCTCTGATGAAAACTCTCACCCCCACCAGGACTGCCAGGGCGACTTCGCTGTCGTCCATAACGGTATCGTCGAGAACTTCCAGTCCCTTAAAGAAGACCTGATCGCCAAAGGACATACTTTCAAGTCAGAGACAGACACCGAGGTGTTGGCCCACCTGGTCGAGACCTTCTACGAGGGCGATCTGGAAGCGGCCGTCCACAAGGTCGTCGGCGTCATCGAAGGCTCCTACGCCATGGCCTTCCTTTGCCGACTCGAACCCGAGAAGATCGTCGCTGTCCGCAAAGACAGCCCCCTTGTCGTCGGCCTCGGCGACGGCGAATACTTCCTGGCCTCCGACATCCCGGCCATCCTGGCCCACACCCGTCGCACCTACATCTTAAACGATGGCGAGATGGCCGTCCTGACCGCTGAAGGCGCCGTCATCAAAAAGGCGGGCTCCGGCGAGGTCATCGCCAAAGAGGTCTTTGAGGTCAAATGGGACGCCGTGGCAGCCGAAAAAGGCGGCTACGACCACTTCATGATCAAAGAGATTTACGAGCAGCCCAAGGCCTTGCGGGACACCATCAAGGGCCGCTTTAACGAAGACGGCGTCAACCTGGACGAAATCGGCATCGACACGGAACTGCTGCGCAAAGCCAACAAAGTCGTCATCGTCGCCTGCGGCACCGCCTATCACGCCGGCCTCGTCGGTAAATACGTCATCGAAGACCTGGCCCGCATCCCCGTCGAGGTGGACATCGCCTCCGAGTTCCGCTATCGCAACCCGATTATCAATAAAAAGACCCTCGTCATCGTCGTGAGCCAATCCGGCGAAACGGCGGACACCTTGGCCGCCCTGCGGGAAGCCCAGTCCAAAGGCGCGAAAGTCCTGGCCGTCACCAACGTCGTCGGCTCCACCATCGCCCGGGAAGCCGATTCGGTCCTCTACACCTGGGCCGGCCCGGAGATCGCCGTCGCCTCCACGAAAGCATACACGACCCAGTTGGCCGCCATGCTCACCGTCGCACTGGCCCTGGCCCAGTGCCAATGCGCTATGCCTTGCAGCGAGATCAAAGCCATCGCCGAGTCGCTGAAAGCCATCCCCGGCCAAGTGGAAACGGTGCTGGCTCAGGCTGACAAGGTGAAGGAGATCAGCGAACAGATCAAAGGATGGGACGATGTCTTCTTCATCGGCCGCAGCATCGACTACGCCGTCGCCCTGGAAGGCTCTTTGAAGCTGAAGGAGATCTCCTACATCCACGCCGAAGCCTACGCCGCCGGCGAGTTGAAACACGGTACGCTGGCCCTGATCACCGACAACATCCCCGTCATCGCCCTGGCCACGCAGGAGCAGGTCCTCGACAAGACCGTCTCCAACATCCAAGAGGTGAAAGCCCGCGACGCCTATGTCATCGCCGTGGCCCAGGAGGGGAACAAGGAGATCGCCAAGTTCGCCGAACACGTCCTCACCATTCCGCGCACCCATGCAGCATTGACTCCGATCCTGGCGGTTGTGCCGTTGCAGATGCTCTCGTACTACACGGCTGTGGCGCGGGAGTGTGACGTCGATAAGCCGAGGAATTTGGCGAAGAGTGTGACGGTGGAGTAG